In a single window of the Sphingosinicella microcystinivorans genome:
- a CDS encoding S41 family peptidase yields MSRKLLHTLIPAAAIALIPSTTAVQAANPASTYRQLDQLMDVFERVRAEYVDEVTDEKLIEGAINGMLSSLDPHSSFLNMRNFERMRTQTEGEYGGLGLTVSQEDGVVKVIAPTDDTPAARAGIKAGDYITHIDGELIYGLSLDDAVDKMKGVPGTTVKISVVRAGQQKPMELTLKREIISLKPVKSEVKNDIGILRISTFNKQTGEATRQAIASMEKQAGGKLLGFVVDLRSNPGGLLDQAIEVSDAFLERGEIVSQRGRRKGDVQRYYAREGDDTKGKPIVVLVDEGSASAAEIVAGALQDHRRALVLGQRSFGKGSVQTLIPMTQDTALRLTTARYYTPSGRSVQEAGIEPDIIVPQLSDADYKERRVIREADLRQHLRNDAVKDNKIIEEDDKENPRFKRTAADLEKAGVTDYQLDYAMNIIGRLGPQPVQTAEVSR; encoded by the coding sequence ATGTCTCGTAAGTTGTTGCACACGCTGATCCCCGCCGCGGCGATCGCGCTCATCCCCTCGACGACGGCCGTGCAGGCGGCAAACCCGGCGAGCACCTATCGCCAGCTCGACCAGCTGATGGACGTGTTCGAACGGGTGCGCGCCGAGTATGTTGACGAAGTTACCGACGAGAAGCTGATCGAAGGCGCGATCAACGGGATGCTCTCCAGCCTCGACCCGCATTCGAGCTTCCTCAACATGCGCAACTTCGAGCGGATGCGGACGCAGACCGAGGGCGAGTACGGCGGGCTCGGGCTGACCGTCAGCCAGGAGGACGGCGTGGTGAAGGTGATCGCGCCGACCGACGACACGCCCGCCGCGCGGGCCGGCATCAAGGCAGGCGACTACATCACGCACATCGACGGCGAGCTGATCTACGGCCTGTCGCTCGACGACGCGGTCGACAAGATGAAGGGCGTGCCGGGCACGACCGTGAAGATCAGCGTCGTGCGCGCCGGCCAGCAGAAGCCGATGGAGCTGACGCTGAAGCGCGAGATCATCTCGCTGAAGCCGGTGAAGTCCGAGGTGAAGAACGACATCGGCATCCTGCGCATCTCCACCTTCAACAAGCAGACCGGCGAGGCGACGCGGCAGGCGATCGCCAGCATGGAGAAGCAGGCGGGCGGCAAGCTGCTCGGCTTCGTCGTCGACCTGCGCTCGAACCCCGGCGGCCTGCTCGATCAGGCGATCGAGGTGTCGGACGCGTTCCTCGAACGCGGCGAGATCGTCTCGCAGCGCGGCCGCCGCAAGGGCGACGTGCAGCGCTACTACGCGCGCGAGGGCGACGACACCAAGGGCAAGCCCATCGTCGTGCTCGTCGACGAAGGCTCGGCCTCCGCCGCCGAGATCGTCGCGGGCGCGCTTCAGGACCACCGCCGCGCGCTCGTGCTCGGCCAGCGCAGCTTCGGCAAGGGATCGGTGCAAACGCTGATCCCGATGACGCAGGACACGGCGCTGCGGCTGACCACGGCGCGCTACTACACGCCCTCCGGCCGCTCCGTGCAGGAGGCGGGGATCGAGCCCGACATCATCGTGCCGCAGCTTTCGGACGCCGACTACAAGGAACGCCGCGTGATCCGCGAGGCGGACCTCCGCCAGCACCTGCGCAACGACGCGGTGAAGGACAACAAGATCATCGAGGAAGACGACAAGGAGAATCCGCGCTTCAAGCGGACCGCCGCCGATCTCGAAAAGGCGGGCGTCACCGACTATCAGCTCGACTACGCGATGAACATCATCGGCCGGCTGGGCCCGCAGCCGGTGCAGACCGCAGAGGTGTCCCGCTGA
- a CDS encoding divergent polysaccharide deacetylase family protein produces the protein MLFIGLATLFVELLRPLAPSHAAAQTGDTRRAQPPEAKIEAKDAAASGTLRPPIAHVPVTDIDKPQIDEARLAAGETPPAPAAAAPAAPIPDGPIVAVILTELGPNAAAAKAAIDRLPAAVSLAFSPYADASRDLAKAAKAGGHEVWLSVPMQPKSYPRVNPGQNVLLTGEAPAENVRRLNWALSRVEAPVGVTNMMGSAFTESAAAMRPVLDAVKAKRLFYVDARSSGRSVGETEARAIGLAAATNDRFLDEPETPANIRSNLDALVATAKRRGYAVGYARPVSTTIAEIERWSAELEAKGVTLVGASLVARKASDG, from the coding sequence GTGCTGTTCATCGGCCTTGCGACCCTGTTCGTCGAGCTGCTGCGGCCGCTCGCGCCGAGCCATGCCGCCGCGCAAACCGGCGATACGCGCCGCGCGCAGCCGCCCGAAGCCAAAATCGAGGCCAAGGACGCAGCCGCTTCCGGCACGCTGAGGCCGCCGATCGCGCACGTTCCCGTCACCGACATCGACAAGCCCCAGATCGACGAGGCCCGGCTCGCTGCGGGCGAAACGCCGCCCGCACCGGCCGCCGCCGCACCGGCGGCCCCGATCCCGGACGGGCCGATCGTGGCCGTCATCCTCACCGAGCTCGGACCCAACGCCGCCGCGGCGAAGGCGGCGATCGACCGGCTGCCCGCCGCCGTCAGCCTCGCCTTCTCGCCCTATGCCGACGCATCGCGCGACCTCGCGAAGGCCGCCAAGGCGGGCGGGCACGAGGTCTGGCTGTCGGTGCCGATGCAGCCCAAGTCGTACCCGCGCGTCAATCCGGGCCAGAACGTGCTGCTGACCGGCGAGGCCCCGGCCGAGAACGTGCGGCGGCTGAACTGGGCGCTCTCCCGCGTCGAGGCCCCGGTCGGCGTCACCAACATGATGGGCAGCGCCTTCACCGAAAGCGCCGCCGCGATGCGCCCGGTGCTGGATGCCGTGAAGGCGAAGCGGCTGTTCTACGTGGACGCGCGCTCCTCGGGGCGCTCCGTGGGCGAGACGGAGGCCCGCGCCATCGGGCTTGCCGCCGCCACCAACGACCGCTTCCTCGACGAGCCGGAAACCCCCGCGAACATCCGCAGCAACCTCGACGCCCTCGTCGCCACCGCGAAGCGGCGCGGCTATGCGGTCGGCTATGCCCGCCCCGTCTCCACCACCATCGCCGAGATCGAGCGCTGGTCGGCGGAGCTCGAGGCGAAGGGCGTCACGCTCGTCGGCGCCAGCCTCGTCGCACGAAAGGCAAGCGATGGCTGA
- a CDS encoding disulfide bond formation protein B, which translates to MADRLRPAHLLLLLGPSALLGGAFAFQHIGGLHPCEMCIWQRWPHAIALILASLALFVPGAGKRALLVFAALAELVTAGIGVFHAGVEQRWWQGPSACSAGDLGSGDIWSNMLATPVVQCDQIAWSLAGISMAGYNAIFSGLIAGVALWLILKR; encoded by the coding sequence ATGGCTGACCGGCTGCGCCCTGCGCATCTGCTGCTTCTGCTCGGGCCGTCCGCGCTGCTCGGCGGCGCGTTCGCGTTCCAGCACATCGGCGGGCTGCACCCCTGCGAGATGTGCATCTGGCAGCGCTGGCCCCATGCGATCGCGCTGATCCTCGCCAGCCTCGCGCTGTTCGTGCCGGGCGCGGGCAAGCGCGCGCTGCTGGTGTTCGCCGCGCTCGCCGAACTCGTCACCGCCGGGATCGGCGTCTTCCACGCCGGCGTCGAGCAGCGCTGGTGGCAGGGGCCGAGCGCGTGCAGCGCGGGCGATCTCGGATCGGGCGATATATGGTCCAACATGCTGGCGACGCCGGTGGTGCAGTGCGACCAGATCGCGTGGTCGCTGGCGGGCATTTCGATGGCCGGATACAATGCCATCTTCTCCGGGCTGATCGCGGGAGTCGCGCTGTGGCTGATCCTGAAACGCTGA
- a CDS encoding demethoxyubiquinone hydroxylase family protein: MLRVDQAGEYGAARIYSGQLAVMGNRHPDSAEIARMRAQEQHHLDVFNRMVVERGVRPTALAPFWHVAGYALGAATALMGPRAAMACTAAVETEIDRHYAEQAEALGDSDPEFKARIEEFAAEEREHRATAIAHGAEQAPAYPLLSAAIRAGCRAAIAISKRI, from the coding sequence ATGCTGCGCGTCGATCAGGCGGGCGAGTACGGCGCGGCGCGCATCTATTCCGGGCAGCTCGCGGTGATGGGGAACCGCCATCCCGACAGCGCCGAGATCGCGCGGATGCGCGCGCAGGAGCAGCACCACCTCGACGTCTTCAACCGCATGGTCGTGGAGCGCGGCGTGCGCCCGACGGCGCTGGCGCCGTTCTGGCACGTGGCGGGCTATGCGCTCGGCGCGGCGACCGCGCTGATGGGCCCGCGCGCCGCGATGGCCTGCACTGCCGCCGTCGAGACCGAGATCGACCGCCACTACGCCGAGCAGGCCGAGGCGCTCGGCGACAGCGACCCCGAATTCAAGGCGCGCATCGAGGAATTCGCCGCCGAGGAACGCGAACACCGCGCGACCGCCATCGCGCACGGCGCCGAGCAGGCGCCGGCCTATCCACTGCTCTCCGCCGCGATCCGGGCGGGATGCCGGGCCGCGATCGCGATCTCCAAGCGAATCTAG
- a CDS encoding SUMF1/EgtB/PvdO family nonheme iron enzyme, whose translation MPMTRMALVPVVLWLGLGGGVLAPEGSRQEAGGGNSPARIQCSRDTRMVRVPAGTVLLGEDGEGREGRSVEVPEFWIDSHEVTNGQFAAFVAATGYVTEAEREGGSAVFVPPPHWDGSLDSAQWWRFRPGASWRHPEGPESTIDGKDWYPVVHVTFADAAAYARWKGAELPDVVQWERAARAEQRAGRDPLSWAFDAQGRPIANTWQGIFPMRDTGQDRHTGIAPVGCFQANSLGVRDMIGNVWEWTRSSAPSMAGSRLLKGGSYLCSMNYCANFRAAAFQAQEQDLGASHIGFRTVRRAPPSPAARKTASMR comes from the coding sequence ATGCCGATGACCAGAATGGCGCTCGTGCCGGTCGTTCTGTGGCTTGGCCTCGGCGGCGGCGTCCTTGCACCGGAGGGGTCTCGGCAGGAAGCCGGCGGCGGCAATTCGCCGGCGCGCATCCAGTGCAGCCGGGATACGCGCATGGTGCGGGTGCCGGCGGGAACCGTCCTGCTCGGCGAGGACGGGGAAGGCCGCGAAGGCCGATCGGTCGAGGTCCCGGAATTCTGGATTGACAGCCATGAAGTGACCAACGGCCAGTTTGCCGCTTTCGTCGCGGCGACGGGCTATGTCACAGAGGCTGAACGGGAAGGCGGATCGGCGGTTTTCGTTCCGCCGCCGCATTGGGACGGATCGCTCGATTCCGCCCAGTGGTGGCGCTTCCGGCCGGGTGCGTCGTGGAGGCATCCCGAAGGCCCCGAAAGCACTATCGACGGCAAGGACTGGTATCCCGTGGTCCATGTCACGTTCGCGGATGCCGCCGCCTATGCGCGATGGAAGGGCGCCGAACTTCCCGACGTCGTTCAATGGGAGCGCGCCGCGCGCGCGGAACAGCGTGCCGGGCGCGATCCGCTGAGCTGGGCGTTCGACGCGCAGGGCCGCCCCATCGCGAATACGTGGCAGGGGATTTTCCCCATGCGCGATACGGGTCAGGACCGGCACACGGGCATTGCACCCGTCGGCTGCTTTCAGGCGAACAGCCTCGGTGTGCGGGACATGATCGGCAATGTCTGGGAGTGGACGCGCAGTTCCGCGCCGTCGATGGCCGGGTCGAGGCTGCTCAAGGGCGGCTCCTATCTCTGTTCCATGAACTACTGCGCGAATTTCCGGGCCGCGGCCTTTCAGGCGCAGGAACAGGACCTCGGCGCATCGCATATCGGGTTCCGCACGGTCAGAAGGGCGCCGCCGTCGCCCGCCGCCCGGAAAACCGCATCCATGCGCTAG
- a CDS encoding arylsulfatase — MTMKSILRVLCAVCVPLSLPAAASAPDLTPTREDANPPPRSYVERPRAPAGAPNIVIIVLDDLGYADFGAYGSEVSTPNIDRLASEGLRYNHFTSTALCTPTRAALLTGLNHHSAGMGWHGIVDQGYPGYRDDFTLDAPTIAELLQPYGYGTIAIGKWHQVSARDSKPSGSFHNWPTHRGFDRFYGFIGGQDSQFYPGSLAEGTTYIKPPGDGSFYLPDALTDKAIAMIRDLRVSSPDKPFLLWYATGATHTPHHTKPEDRAKYAGKYDAGWDRIRAQRLARQKKSGLVPANAVLAPRNPGVVAWDSLSADQKRMYARFQENFAAFLDRTDRNIGRLLDHLRETGDYENTIFIVTSDNGASRVVGPEGEANVAAGYFVGEPATNAENLKYYDSLGDWNTHPNYPHGWAQAGNTPLQEGKRTTDGGGARVPLIISWPRGIKARGEVRTQFHHVNDIVPTLLDVLKIEAPKTYNGHEAKPIEGVSMAYSFTAPRAPGVKREQYYEIEGNRAYYADGWRLVSRRVDGSKYHEAPWRLYNLDQDFSETRDLAAEYPEKVRELERKWWEAARRYQVLPIDDRTLLNRISGLSPKGSRALHTFYPADPTIKVADQPRLQGSPYRIRARINRSASTDGGVIVALGDVAAGWAFYIKDGLLIYEQNRKTDAVRLVSDRRVPTGESTVSFTFRPAGSGAGGTGTLEIDGAVVGRAPIRSTAVGLVTEGMEIGRDELTAAVPGYAAPFTFTGRIERVDFEVGAEDLAARMADTGPRGSP, encoded by the coding sequence ATGACCATGAAGTCGATCCTTCGCGTGCTGTGCGCCGTGTGCGTGCCGCTGTCGCTGCCCGCCGCGGCGAGCGCGCCGGACCTGACCCCGACCCGGGAAGACGCGAACCCGCCGCCGCGCAGCTATGTCGAGCGCCCCCGCGCGCCGGCCGGCGCGCCGAACATCGTCATCATCGTTCTCGACGACCTCGGCTATGCCGACTTCGGCGCCTACGGGTCGGAGGTCAGCACGCCGAACATCGACCGGCTCGCGAGCGAGGGTCTGCGCTACAACCATTTCACGTCCACGGCGCTTTGCACGCCGACGCGCGCTGCGCTGCTGACCGGCCTCAACCACCACTCGGCCGGGATGGGCTGGCACGGTATCGTCGATCAGGGCTACCCGGGTTATCGCGACGACTTCACCCTTGATGCGCCGACCATCGCCGAACTGCTCCAGCCGTATGGCTACGGGACCATCGCGATCGGGAAATGGCATCAGGTCTCGGCGAGGGATTCGAAGCCGAGCGGATCGTTCCACAACTGGCCCACGCATCGCGGGTTCGATCGCTTCTACGGGTTCATCGGCGGGCAGGACAGCCAGTTCTATCCCGGGTCGCTGGCCGAAGGCACCACGTACATCAAGCCGCCGGGCGACGGCAGCTTCTACCTGCCGGACGCGCTGACCGACAAGGCGATCGCCATGATCCGCGACCTGCGCGTGTCGAGCCCCGACAAGCCGTTCCTGCTCTGGTACGCAACCGGCGCGACCCACACGCCGCACCATACGAAGCCCGAGGACCGCGCGAAATACGCGGGGAAATACGATGCGGGCTGGGACAGGATCCGCGCGCAGCGGCTTGCGCGCCAGAAGAAATCCGGGCTGGTTCCCGCGAACGCGGTTCTCGCGCCGCGCAATCCCGGCGTCGTCGCGTGGGACAGCCTCAGCGCGGACCAGAAGAGGATGTACGCCCGCTTCCAGGAAAATTTCGCGGCCTTTCTGGATCGCACGGACCGGAACATCGGCCGGCTTCTCGATCACCTGCGGGAAACCGGGGATTACGAGAACACGATCTTCATCGTGACCTCGGACAACGGCGCCAGCCGCGTCGTCGGCCCCGAGGGCGAAGCCAACGTGGCGGCGGGGTATTTCGTGGGGGAGCCGGCGACCAACGCGGAAAACCTCAAGTACTACGACAGCCTGGGCGACTGGAACACGCACCCGAACTATCCCCACGGCTGGGCGCAGGCGGGCAATACACCCTTGCAGGAAGGAAAGCGGACCACCGACGGCGGCGGCGCCCGGGTTCCGCTCATCATTTCCTGGCCCAGGGGAATCAAGGCGCGCGGCGAGGTGCGAACCCAGTTCCACCACGTGAACGACATCGTTCCCACCCTGCTCGACGTGCTGAAGATCGAAGCGCCGAAAACCTACAACGGGCATGAAGCGAAGCCGATCGAAGGCGTCAGCATGGCCTATTCGTTCACGGCGCCGCGCGCCCCCGGCGTCAAGCGCGAACAGTATTACGAGATTGAAGGCAACCGCGCCTACTATGCCGATGGATGGCGGCTCGTTTCCCGGCGCGTTGACGGGTCGAAATATCACGAAGCCCCCTGGCGATTGTACAATCTCGATCAGGATTTCTCCGAAACCAGGGATCTCGCGGCAGAGTACCCGGAAAAGGTCAGGGAGCTGGAACGGAAATGGTGGGAGGCGGCGCGCCGCTATCAGGTCCTGCCGATCGACGATCGCACCTTGCTCAACCGGATCTCGGGCCTGTCGCCGAAGGGGTCGCGCGCCCTCCACACCTTCTATCCGGCCGACCCGACGATCAAGGTTGCCGATCAGCCGCGGCTTCAGGGTTCGCCGTATCGCATCCGCGCCCGCATCAATCGCTCCGCGTCCACCGATGGCGGCGTGATCGTTGCGCTCGGAGACGTCGCTGCGGGCTGGGCGTTCTATATCAAGGATGGACTGCTGATCTACGAGCAGAACCGCAAGACCGATGCGGTCCGCCTCGTGTCCGACCGGCGGGTGCCGACCGGTGAATCGACGGTCTCGTTCACGTTCCGGCCTGCCGGCTCGGGAGCGGGAGGAACCGGGACGCTGGAGATCGACGGGGCGGTTGTCGGCAGGGCGCCGATTCGCAGCACCGCCGTCGGTCTGGTGACGGAGGGCATGGAGATCGGCCGTGACGAACTGACGGCCGCCGTTCCCGGCTACGCCGCGCCCTTCACGTTCACGGGCAGGATCGAGCGTGTCGATTTCGAGGTCGGCGCCGAGGATCTGGCGGCGCGCATGGCCGATACCGGTCCCCGCGGTTCGCCTTGA
- a CDS encoding alkaline phosphatase D family protein, giving the protein MIETNLPASPPHLRAGLSRKRRHALSGGLFLSALLLTPNLALAAAPAAQAGNRPAPVLEKLDAITHGPQLGNVGVGSIRVWARTRQPGAFSVLYSTQPDLSGGILSKPVKTSWEHDSSGWIQLDGLKPGTKYYYALVHEGRVADTRVGGRINSFTTFPDASTFVDPKVNPKGVYNFAFETGTGNNQPDKTSLPPTYTRMLAELKDRIYFQIQNGDWLYEKGREKTEAEWAVANGVGKPPRSVSLAKGIAGVWKNYRLYLEGSQALADFYKEVPLFVTIDDHEILNDVTGSGHTGFRIDARGKPWQQDLQRDDLQKDVERAVFRDPAVAVWRDYVGWSNPDIGNQQPNYFGEARVEAGSNILTDPNADFTKLDPAKTSNLHVLWGFGNTGVYKIAKVLGKTRIQVEPALDVTETVRYSIGTNLYTKFRVSNADFFLLDTRSNRTLHDKTNLADPNTSMIGPVQKQWLFDELKKSDADFVFIVSSVNLALPHDNGVWYGRGSGGVGKDDGWTAHLHEREELLKVAESLHKPVFFLTGDLHKSFVARVAPGVYDVGTGPHTSNNHRLGDAGGSPPSGWYQSGDRLVNVLWSSNQYRNDSGGNAGQASGKGWPIYTVIRANNAYNIPDAEGKDRWIAYPEPQVVFEFRDGYTGDLVFAHSVSTSEAKPDRTPVPPEVVKTLGGIETGGR; this is encoded by the coding sequence ATGATCGAAACCAATCTCCCGGCATCGCCTCCGCATCTCCGCGCGGGGCTTTCGCGGAAGCGCCGCCACGCGCTTTCCGGCGGCCTGTTCCTGTCCGCCCTGCTGCTGACGCCGAATCTCGCCCTTGCCGCGGCACCCGCCGCGCAGGCAGGCAATCGTCCGGCGCCGGTTCTCGAAAAGCTGGACGCCATCACCCACGGGCCGCAGCTCGGCAACGTCGGGGTCGGGTCGATCCGGGTCTGGGCGCGGACCCGGCAACCCGGCGCGTTCAGCGTGCTCTATTCGACCCAGCCCGATCTTTCGGGGGGCATTCTCTCGAAGCCGGTCAAGACGAGCTGGGAACATGATTCGAGCGGCTGGATCCAGCTCGACGGATTGAAGCCCGGCACGAAATACTATTACGCCCTCGTCCACGAAGGCCGCGTCGCCGACACGCGCGTCGGCGGCAGGATCAACAGCTTCACGACATTTCCCGACGCGTCCACGTTCGTCGACCCGAAGGTCAATCCGAAGGGCGTCTACAATTTCGCGTTCGAGACCGGCACGGGCAACAACCAGCCCGACAAGACGTCGCTGCCGCCCACCTACACGCGGATGCTCGCCGAGCTGAAGGATAGGATCTATTTCCAGATCCAGAACGGCGACTGGCTCTATGAAAAGGGCCGCGAGAAGACCGAGGCCGAATGGGCGGTGGCGAACGGCGTCGGCAAACCGCCCCGCAGCGTCTCGCTCGCCAAGGGCATCGCCGGCGTCTGGAAGAACTACCGGCTCTATCTCGAAGGGTCGCAGGCGCTTGCCGATTTCTACAAGGAAGTGCCGCTGTTCGTCACGATCGACGATCACGAGATCCTGAACGACGTGACCGGCTCCGGCCACACCGGCTTCCGCATCGACGCGCGCGGCAAGCCGTGGCAGCAGGACCTCCAGCGCGACGATCTCCAGAAGGATGTCGAGCGCGCGGTGTTCCGCGATCCCGCCGTCGCCGTGTGGCGCGACTATGTCGGCTGGAGCAATCCCGACATCGGCAACCAGCAGCCCAATTATTTCGGGGAAGCGCGCGTCGAGGCGGGCAGCAATATCCTCACCGATCCCAACGCCGATTTCACGAAGCTCGATCCCGCCAAGACGTCGAACCTGCACGTCCTCTGGGGCTTCGGCAACACGGGCGTCTACAAGATCGCGAAGGTGCTGGGGAAGACCCGCATCCAGGTCGAACCCGCGCTCGATGTCACGGAGACCGTGCGCTACAGCATCGGCACCAATCTCTACACCAAGTTCCGCGTTTCCAACGCCGACTTCTTCCTGCTCGACACGCGGTCGAACCGCACGCTGCACGACAAGACCAATCTCGCCGACCCGAACACGAGCATGATCGGCCCGGTGCAGAAGCAGTGGCTGTTCGACGAACTGAAGAAGAGCGACGCCGATTTCGTCTTCATCGTCTCGTCGGTTAACCTCGCGCTGCCGCACGACAACGGCGTGTGGTACGGGCGCGGCTCGGGCGGCGTCGGCAAGGACGACGGCTGGACCGCGCATCTCCACGAGCGCGAGGAACTGCTCAAGGTCGCGGAGAGCCTGCACAAGCCCGTGTTCTTCCTCACGGGCGACCTCCACAAGTCGTTCGTGGCCCGCGTCGCGCCGGGGGTCTACGACGTCGGCACCGGCCCGCACACCAGCAACAACCACCGGCTCGGAGACGCGGGCGGCTCGCCGCCGAGCGGCTGGTACCAGTCCGGCGACCGTCTGGTGAACGTGCTCTGGAGCAGCAACCAGTACCGCAACGACAGCGGCGGCAATGCCGGGCAGGCCAGCGGCAAGGGCTGGCCGATCTACACGGTCATCCGCGCCAACAACGCCTACAACATCCCCGACGCCGAAGGGAAGGACAGGTGGATCGCCTATCCCGAGCCGCAGGTCGTCTTCGAGTTCCGGGACGGTTACACCGGGGACCTCGTCTTCGCCCATTCCGTCTCGACCTCGGAGGCGAAGCCCGACCGCACGCCGGTTCCGCCGGAGGTCGTCAAGACCCTCGGCGGCATCGAGACCGGCGGGCGCTGA